In one window of Paracoccus saliphilus DNA:
- a CDS encoding SDR family oxidoreductase — translation MAEFTGLSVLITGAAGGIGRAMAEAFAAEGARLALVDISDASDLASELPSDRRAYELDLSDGEAIARTVPVIGEEMGIDVLINNAGFGIVFPAEESGAARIADWDRTMNINLRAPWLMSAAALPWLKRSGRGRIVNISSQAGVIALTDHVAYGASKAGLNLVTKVLAVEWAKFGITVNAIAPTVVETPMAAIGWAGEKGEQAKREIPVGRFAQPSEIAAAALYLASSGASIVNGAVLMADGGYSVR, via the coding sequence ATGGCTGAATTCACGGGGCTGAGCGTATTGATCACAGGCGCAGCGGGCGGCATCGGGCGTGCGATGGCCGAGGCTTTCGCGGCGGAAGGGGCGAGGCTCGCGCTGGTCGATATCTCGGACGCCTCGGATCTGGCATCGGAATTGCCGAGCGATCGCCGGGCATATGAGCTGGACCTTTCGGATGGCGAGGCCATCGCACGGACCGTGCCGGTAATCGGCGAAGAGATGGGGATCGACGTGCTGATCAACAATGCCGGTTTCGGCATCGTCTTTCCCGCCGAAGAAAGTGGCGCGGCCCGTATCGCCGATTGGGACCGGACGATGAATATCAACCTGCGGGCGCCATGGCTGATGTCTGCCGCCGCTTTGCCGTGGCTGAAGCGGTCCGGCCGGGGAAGGATCGTCAATATCTCCTCCCAGGCAGGTGTCATCGCGCTGACGGATCACGTCGCCTATGGCGCCAGCAAGGCTGGGTTGAACCTGGTGACCAAGGTGCTTGCCGTGGAATGGGCGAAATTCGGCATCACCGTCAACGCAATCGCTCCAACTGTGGTGGAAACACCGATGGCGGCGATTGGCTGGGCGGGAGAAAAGGGCGAGCAGGCCAAGCGTGAAATCCCGGTTGGACGCTTCGCCCAGCCCTCGGAAATCGCCGCCGCCGCGTTGTACCTGGCCTCATCCGGCGCAAGTATCGTGAACGGTGCGGTGCTGATGGCGGACGGAGGTTATTCGGTCAGGTAG
- a CDS encoding HAD family hydrolase → MPGTRAVIFDLDGCLVDSEIFSLQALAAEMQAAGVQDVSVAELGRRFLGVSLSVVCGDVAERTGRPCPEGFADRFETRLIETFHQQRLRPYDAVPHLLDMLQERGIAMAIATGGSLRRMRATLEISGLDRWFRNRAFSADQVEHGKPAPDLFLFAAAQLGVDPERCVVMEDSPHGIKGALAAGMPAVGFTGGAHLEGIRQDHGEKLYGAGAVVVRDDLDGMVDTLLKAGCI, encoded by the coding sequence ATGCCAGGGACGCGAGCCGTCATCTTCGATCTCGATGGCTGTCTCGTCGATAGCGAGATCTTTTCACTTCAGGCCCTTGCAGCCGAGATGCAGGCCGCAGGGGTTCAGGATGTCAGCGTGGCAGAGCTGGGCCGTCGGTTTCTTGGCGTATCGCTGAGCGTGGTCTGCGGCGATGTGGCCGAGCGAACAGGTCGTCCCTGTCCCGAAGGCTTCGCGGATCGTTTTGAAACCCGCCTGATAGAGACATTTCACCAGCAGCGGCTCCGGCCTTATGATGCCGTGCCCCACCTGTTGGACATGTTGCAGGAGCGCGGTATTGCCATGGCCATCGCGACCGGTGGCTCCCTGCGCCGGATGCGTGCGACGCTGGAAATCTCGGGACTGGATCGCTGGTTCCGAAATCGCGCCTTCAGCGCCGATCAGGTCGAACATGGCAAACCCGCGCCAGACCTGTTCCTGTTCGCGGCTGCCCAACTTGGTGTCGATCCGGAAAGATGCGTGGTGATGGAAGACTCGCCCCACGGTATCAAGGGGGCCCTCGCCGCAGGCATGCCCGCCGTCGGCTTTACCGGAGGTGCGCATCTGGAGGGCATTCGTCAGGATCATGGCGAGAAACTGTATGGGGCGGGTGCGGTGGTGGTCAGGGACGACCTCGACGGTATGGTCGACACCCTGCTGAAAGCTGGATGTATCTGA
- a CDS encoding ABC transporter ATP-binding protein yields the protein MANVQIDNVIKRYGSVQVMHGVSVDIEDGEFVVLVGPSGCGKSTLLRMLAGLEEISDGTISIGGKVVNDKPPKERDISMVFQSYALYPHKTVAENIGFPLKMAKRPKSEIDDKVRHAASILDLAHLLDRYPKQLSGGQRQRVAMGRAIVRDPQVFLFDEPLSNLDAKLRVTMRVEIKELHQRLKTTIVYVTHDQIEAMTMADKIVVMRDGWVEQIGAPLDLYDNPQSVFVAGFIGSPAMNFLHGRISGQGNVRRFVSESGLELPVPDVDLAEGQEVTYGIRPEHIAIGEGGIPVDVVVTEPTGSETQVFARVGKDLIDAVVKDRVHANPGEQIGFVIDTTKVHLFDRKTERRL from the coding sequence GTGGCAAATGTCCAGATTGACAACGTCATCAAGCGCTATGGCAGCGTGCAGGTGATGCATGGCGTCAGCGTCGATATCGAGGATGGCGAATTCGTCGTGCTCGTCGGCCCCTCGGGCTGCGGCAAATCCACGCTGCTGCGGATGCTGGCGGGGCTGGAGGAAATCAGCGACGGCACGATCTCGATCGGCGGCAAGGTCGTGAACGACAAGCCCCCGAAAGAGCGCGACATCTCGATGGTGTTCCAAAGCTATGCGCTTTACCCGCACAAGACGGTGGCCGAGAATATCGGCTTTCCGCTGAAGATGGCCAAGCGTCCCAAATCCGAGATCGACGACAAGGTCCGGCACGCCGCCTCGATCCTCGATCTCGCCCATCTGCTGGACCGCTATCCCAAGCAGCTTTCGGGAGGCCAGCGCCAGCGTGTCGCCATGGGCCGCGCCATCGTGCGCGATCCGCAGGTGTTCCTGTTCGACGAGCCCTTGTCGAACCTTGATGCCAAGCTGCGCGTGACCATGCGGGTCGAGATCAAGGAATTGCACCAGCGCCTCAAGACGACGATCGTCTATGTGACCCACGACCAGATCGAGGCGATGACCATGGCCGACAAGATTGTCGTGATGCGCGATGGCTGGGTCGAACAGATTGGCGCACCGCTGGACCTTTATGACAATCCGCAAAGCGTATTCGTCGCGGGTTTCATCGGTTCTCCGGCAATGAATTTCCTGCATGGCCGGATCTCGGGGCAGGGGAATGTGCGCCGCTTCGTCTCGGAGAGCGGGCTTGAGCTGCCAGTGCCGGATGTGGATCTGGCCGAAGGGCAAGAGGTAACCTATGGCATCCGCCCCGAACATATCGCCATCGGTGAGGGTGGTATCCCGGTCGATGTCGTTGTAACCGAGCCGACGGGATCAGAGACACAGGTCTTTGCCCGCGTTGGCAAAGACCTGATCGATGCCGTCGTGAAGGACCGCGTCCACGCCAATCCCGGCGAGCAGATCGGCTTTGTCATCGACACGACCAAAGTGCATCTGTTCGATCGCAAAACTGAACGCCGACTTTGA
- a CDS encoding NAD(P)-dependent alcohol dehydrogenase, whose product MEALVLEAKDELSLRDFPQIDREEETLGPRDVRIRLHTVGICGSDVHYYTHGRIGPFVVNEPMILGHEASGIVIETGPEVTTLKPGDRVCMEPGIPDPNSRATRLGMYNVDPAVRFWATPPVHGILRPTCVHPEAFTYLLPDNVSFAEAAMVEPLAVGVHAATKARIKPGDVALVMGAGPIGLVTAISALAAGCARVYVTDLATPKLDIAAALSPAITPVNAGSEDVEAIIARDTDGWGADVVFEATGSPRAAAGVFAPLAPGGCVVMIGGQPDPISYDAGAAMVREARVENIFRYAHVFPRCVKMLASGAIDVKPLITRTFGFKDSVRAFEIAASAPAGDVKMQIELPQ is encoded by the coding sequence ATGGAAGCCCTTGTTCTGGAAGCGAAGGATGAATTGTCCCTGCGCGACTTCCCGCAGATCGACCGCGAGGAAGAGACGCTTGGCCCCCGCGATGTCCGCATCCGCCTGCATACGGTCGGGATCTGCGGCTCGGACGTGCATTACTATACCCATGGCCGCATCGGTCCCTTCGTGGTGAACGAGCCGATGATCCTGGGGCACGAGGCTTCGGGTATCGTGATCGAGACCGGCCCGGAGGTCACGACGCTGAAACCCGGAGATCGCGTCTGCATGGAGCCGGGCATCCCCGATCCCAACAGCCGCGCGACCCGGTTGGGGATGTATAATGTCGATCCGGCAGTGCGTTTCTGGGCCACGCCCCCGGTGCATGGCATCCTGCGCCCGACCTGCGTGCATCCCGAGGCTTTCACCTACCTGTTGCCCGACAATGTCAGCTTCGCCGAGGCGGCGATGGTAGAGCCGCTGGCCGTCGGTGTTCACGCCGCCACCAAGGCGCGGATCAAGCCGGGCGATGTTGCGCTGGTCATGGGGGCGGGGCCCATCGGCCTGGTCACGGCGATATCGGCGCTGGCCGCCGGTTGCGCGCGGGTCTATGTCACCGACCTTGCCACCCCGAAACTGGACATCGCCGCGGCGCTCAGCCCCGCGATCACCCCGGTCAATGCCGGGTCCGAGGATGTCGAGGCGATCATCGCCCGCGACACCGATGGCTGGGGCGCGGATGTGGTGTTCGAGGCGACCGGTTCGCCCAGGGCTGCGGCGGGGGTCTTTGCGCCCCTGGCGCCCGGCGGTTGCGTCGTGATGATCGGCGGCCAACCCGATCCTATCTCTTACGATGCGGGGGCGGCGATGGTGCGCGAGGCGCGCGTTGAAAACATTTTCCGTTATGCGCATGTCTTCCCGCGCTGCGTGAAGATGCTTGCCTCGGGGGCCATCGACGTCAAGCCGCTGATCACCCGGACATTCGGTTTCAAGGACAGCGTGCGCGCCTTCGAGATCGCGGCTTCCGCGCCTGCGGGCGATGTGAAGATGCAGATCGAGCTGCCGCAATAA
- a CDS encoding DUF2160 family membrane protein, giving the protein MNEDTKPPKPGFLPIETNWFDRLFISVVIWVALSLFWFRFIEPLGLSIWICCAISAVLAVYIIRKG; this is encoded by the coding sequence ATGAACGAAGATACCAAGCCTCCCAAGCCGGGCTTTCTGCCCATCGAGACCAATTGGTTCGACCGTCTGTTCATCAGCGTCGTGATCTGGGTCGCCCTGTCGCTCTTCTGGTTCCGCTTCATCGAGCCCCTGGGCCTGTCGATCTGGATCTGCTGCGCGATCTCGGCGGTTCTGGCGGTGTACATCATTCGGAAAGGTTGA
- a CDS encoding carbohydrate ABC transporter permease translates to MRKGNRWLPVLFWTLISFLTLFPIYWLFVISVKPAVELFSTPSVILSDVYWQNYLDVLGDRTLRGYMINSLVISTGNAVLCTLLGFMACYALSRFDLPGKESIFFWTITNRMAPPAVFLLPLFLLLTQVYRIGDFSLADTRTGMILVYCTFNLPFAIWTLRPTLDGIPKELDEAAYVDGASAWKVISEVVFPLARPGLAVTLILTWVFAWNEYLLAATLTNFNARTLTTGLSEYVTTTGTEWGIMAAISVFTLIPALIIFSLVQRHIVTGLTFGAVKG, encoded by the coding sequence ATGAGGAAAGGTAATCGCTGGTTGCCCGTATTGTTCTGGACATTGATCAGCTTTCTGACGCTGTTCCCGATCTACTGGCTGTTCGTGATCTCGGTCAAACCCGCCGTCGAGCTGTTCTCGACCCCGAGCGTGATCCTGTCCGATGTCTATTGGCAGAACTACCTGGATGTGCTGGGTGATCGCACCCTGCGTGGCTATATGATCAATTCGCTGGTGATCTCGACCGGCAACGCGGTGCTCTGCACGCTTCTGGGCTTCATGGCCTGCTACGCCCTGTCGCGTTTCGACCTGCCGGGCAAGGAGAGCATCTTCTTCTGGACCATCACCAACCGCATGGCCCCGCCCGCCGTGTTCCTGCTGCCGTTGTTCCTGCTGCTGACGCAGGTTTACAGGATCGGGGACTTTTCCCTGGCCGACACCCGGACCGGGATGATCCTCGTCTATTGCACCTTCAATCTGCCCTTCGCGATCTGGACGCTGCGGCCGACGCTGGACGGCATTCCCAAGGAGCTGGACGAGGCCGCCTATGTCGATGGGGCCAGCGCCTGGAAGGTGATCTCGGAAGTGGTCTTTCCGCTGGCCCGCCCCGGCCTTGCCGTCACGCTGATCCTGACATGGGTTTTCGCATGGAACGAATATCTGCTGGCCGCGACCCTGACCAATTTCAACGCCCGCACGTTGACGACCGGGCTGTCCGAATATGTGACCACCACGGGCACCGAATGGGGCATCATGGCCGCCATCTCGGTCTTCACGCTGATCCCCGCGCTGATCATCTTCAGCCTCGTGCAGCGGCATATCGTGACGGGTCTGACCTTCGGCGCGGTTAAGGGATGA
- a CDS encoding carbohydrate ABC transporter permease: MHSKTLGWALLAPTLILLFFFGVVPFIYVLFVSFHQWNPFAVNPDMIFNWAENYRRVVFDAQFLASFGVTIAFVFFAVVSELIIGYALAQAFMRDFPGKAFFRTIHTLPLIMAPIIVGSIWKLMTTPSIGILPNILDDWLGYNLNIGQSALQAFTVTVIMDIWHWTPLVTLSLIAALVSLPPDPFEQAQIDGANKRQIFWHITLPMIRPAIIATVFIRLMDALRTVDEVLMLTGGGPGSATRYLGVHIFKEVFPRTNYGYGSAISVVVLYLTIVACWLLYVSLIAPRNTRKG, translated from the coding sequence ATGCATTCCAAGACACTGGGCTGGGCGCTTCTTGCCCCGACGCTGATCCTTCTTTTCTTCTTTGGCGTGGTGCCATTCATCTATGTCCTGTTCGTGTCGTTTCACCAGTGGAACCCGTTCGCGGTCAATCCCGACATGATCTTCAACTGGGCCGAGAACTACCGCCGGGTCGTGTTCGACGCGCAGTTCCTGGCCTCGTTTGGCGTGACGATCGCCTTCGTCTTCTTCGCTGTCGTCTCGGAACTGATCATCGGTTATGCGCTGGCGCAGGCCTTCATGAGGGATTTCCCGGGCAAGGCGTTCTTTCGCACCATCCATACCCTGCCGCTGATCATGGCGCCGATCATCGTCGGATCGATCTGGAAATTGATGACGACGCCTTCCATCGGGATCCTGCCGAATATCCTGGATGACTGGCTCGGCTATAACCTGAATATCGGGCAAAGCGCCCTTCAGGCATTCACCGTGACCGTGATCATGGATATCTGGCACTGGACGCCACTGGTGACGCTGTCGCTGATCGCCGCGCTGGTATCGCTGCCTCCCGACCCGTTCGAGCAGGCGCAGATCGACGGCGCGAACAAGCGGCAGATATTCTGGCACATCACCCTGCCGATGATCCGTCCCGCCATCATCGCCACCGTCTTCATCCGCCTGATGGATGCGCTGCGCACCGTGGACGAGGTGCTGATGCTGACCGGCGGCGGACCCGGATCGGCAACCCGTTACCTGGGGGTGCATATCTTCAAGGAGGTCTTTCCACGCACGAATTACGGCTATGGTTCGGCGATCTCGGTCGTGGTCCTCTATCTTACCATCGTGGCGTGCTGGTTGCTCTATGTCAGCCTGATCGCACCGCGCAACACCAGGAAGGGCTAG
- a CDS encoding extracellular solute-binding protein — MNIALKIGASALALSFAAGMAAAQDDSFWKEAGAQFEGVTLRGVTEATPPSNYIKDVLAPQFEELTGIRVDIETTSWDQMYDKAIKDMEAGTGIYDMVYIEQDIVYAYLARDFLTDITGTLEEKPELKSPTFEESMLTSFAEFFRDDDGHLYGMPVEAFIKPYLYRTDLFSDPEIMAAFEEQTGRELAPAKTHEEYTEIAEFFTQWGKDHDMDLWGATAQAHTGHAASWYEYFESVAPTFGVYNWGIDPENNYAATVENGGRMNSPEAKEALKWWLHLRDIAPPESVQSTWTEVATTFAAGRAAQGLVYGENAAWIASDENQSLVVGNVGVALPPLAEGVLEDAESGEGYLGYYDGGAFGLPVTSKNKEAALLFLQYIAQDELQADWALAGSRITNDATYDDPEVQALNEELGGYFDMLRDQGELFGGAPAYPFHAQVREATAPIFYSILTGDIGPDEGLDQMAAKAEEELSSLGYRE, encoded by the coding sequence ATGAATATTGCTTTGAAGATCGGTGCCTCGGCACTGGCTCTGTCATTTGCCGCCGGCATGGCCGCGGCGCAGGATGACAGTTTCTGGAAAGAGGCGGGGGCGCAGTTCGAGGGTGTGACCCTGCGCGGCGTGACCGAGGCGACGCCACCCTCGAACTACATCAAGGACGTGCTCGCTCCGCAATTCGAGGAGCTGACCGGCATCCGCGTCGATATCGAGACCACGTCATGGGACCAGATGTATGACAAGGCCATCAAGGACATGGAGGCCGGAACCGGCATCTATGACATGGTCTATATCGAACAGGATATCGTCTATGCCTATCTGGCCCGCGATTTCCTGACCGACATCACCGGCACGCTGGAAGAGAAGCCAGAGCTCAAATCGCCGACATTCGAAGAATCGATGCTGACCAGCTTTGCCGAATTCTTCCGCGACGATGACGGCCATCTTTACGGCATGCCGGTCGAGGCCTTCATCAAGCCCTATCTCTATCGCACGGACCTGTTCTCGGATCCCGAGATCATGGCGGCGTTCGAAGAGCAGACCGGCCGCGAACTGGCCCCTGCCAAGACGCATGAGGAATATACCGAGATCGCGGAGTTCTTTACCCAATGGGGCAAGGATCACGACATGGATCTGTGGGGCGCAACCGCTCAGGCCCATACCGGCCATGCCGCATCGTGGTATGAATATTTCGAATCCGTCGCGCCGACTTTCGGCGTCTATAACTGGGGAATCGACCCAGAGAACAACTATGCCGCCACGGTCGAGAACGGCGGCAGGATGAACTCTCCCGAAGCCAAGGAGGCGCTGAAATGGTGGCTCCATCTGCGCGACATCGCGCCGCCCGAGTCGGTGCAATCGACATGGACCGAAGTGGCGACCACCTTTGCCGCCGGTCGCGCCGCGCAGGGGTTGGTCTACGGCGAGAACGCGGCGTGGATCGCCTCGGACGAGAACCAGTCGCTGGTCGTCGGCAATGTCGGTGTGGCCCTGCCGCCACTGGCCGAAGGTGTGCTGGAGGATGCCGAGAGCGGCGAGGGTTATCTGGGTTACTATGACGGCGGTGCCTTCGGCCTGCCGGTCACCTCGAAGAACAAGGAGGCCGCGCTTTTGTTTCTGCAATATATCGCGCAGGACGAATTGCAGGCGGATTGGGCGCTGGCCGGATCGCGGATCACCAATGACGCGACCTATGACGATCCCGAGGTGCAGGCGCTGAACGAGGAACTGGGCGGCTATTTCGACATGCTGCGCGATCAGGGCGAGTTGTTCGGCGGCGCACCGGCCTATCCTTTCCACGCGCAGGTTCGCGAAGCGACGGCCCCGATCTTCTACTCGATCCTGACCGGCGATATCGGCCCGGACGAGGGGCTGGACCAGATGGCCGCCAAGGCCGAGGAAGAGCTGAGCTCGCTCGGCTATCGCGAGTAA
- a CDS encoding sugar-binding transcriptional regulator encodes MDNIDISEEDAFLAQVCWQYYVNELTQAEIAKYLGVTRLRVNQAIQKAKSTGAVRVQIESPYLPRIELQERLQERFGLRRVQVAPTHPQIYDFHRPAGAALASYMLDRVKSGEWRRIGVSWGMTLQATIDRLPKLSMPDVEIISMIGGTSRGEMFNSFGIASGFAERFGARYSLLAAPIFLGEEVERRAFLAQENFEKHFKKLETLDAAILTASNISAKSYLISSGLPEGVTSEGLIASGAIGDVVCRFLDIDGKLVSDKLDRQTIGIELEILKSVPDRILAAAGPHKVDIIRVIASQGIATTLITDDVTAKLLLDE; translated from the coding sequence ATGGATAATATCGATATTTCAGAAGAAGATGCGTTTCTCGCCCAGGTCTGCTGGCAATATTACGTCAACGAATTGACCCAAGCCGAAATCGCCAAATATCTGGGGGTCACGCGACTGCGTGTCAATCAGGCCATCCAGAAGGCGAAATCGACCGGAGCTGTCCGAGTGCAGATCGAGTCGCCCTATCTGCCGCGGATTGAATTGCAGGAAAGGCTGCAGGAACGTTTCGGTCTGCGCCGGGTCCAGGTCGCCCCCACCCACCCGCAGATCTACGATTTCCATCGCCCGGCGGGTGCTGCGCTGGCCAGCTACATGCTCGACCGGGTGAAATCAGGGGAATGGCGCAGGATCGGGGTCTCATGGGGGATGACCTTGCAGGCCACCATCGACCGCCTTCCCAAGCTGTCCATGCCGGATGTCGAGATCATCTCGATGATCGGTGGCACAAGCCGGGGAGAGATGTTCAATTCCTTCGGCATCGCATCGGGTTTTGCAGAGCGTTTCGGGGCAAGATACTCACTTCTGGCCGCGCCGATTTTCCTGGGTGAAGAGGTCGAACGCCGCGCATTCCTGGCGCAGGAAAATTTCGAGAAACATTTCAAGAAGCTCGAAACACTGGATGCCGCGATCCTGACAGCCAGCAATATCTCGGCGAAATCCTACCTGATCTCTTCGGGTCTGCCCGAGGGCGTCACATCCGAAGGGTTGATCGCATCCGGGGCCATCGGCGATGTGGTCTGCCGCTTTCTCGATATCGATGGCAAGCTGGTCTCGGACAAGCTGGACCGGCAGACGATAGGGATCGAACTGGAGATCCTGAAATCCGTGCCGGACCGAATCCTGGCGGCAGCGGGACCGCACAAGGTGGACATCATTCGAGTCATCGCCAGCCAAGGCATCGCCACGACATTGATCACCGATGACGTGACCGCAAAGCTACTGCTGGACGAATAG
- the speB gene encoding agmatinase: MPSKGDQAFRRKDTTKGRWHEMTYGGVLSFLRRNYSRDLEGVDVAVTGVPYDNAVTFRPGCRLGPQAIRAASVQLAELKAFPFGFDPFEILSVVDYGDVHLDPHHPETVRPAIEAHADEILQGGARTLALGGDHSIAYPLLRAHAKKHGPVALIQFDAHCDTWEDDGVQFDHGSMFLRAAREGIIDVSKSTQVGLRTFNDEDFGFEILTSPWIHRNGIDAAIQVARERVGDAPVYISFDVDGMDPAFAPGTGTPVPGGLASWQALEFIRGLGGLNLVGLDIVEVSPPYDHSEITAIAAATVAHDWLCLLAKAKGAKTVEVGRL, translated from the coding sequence ATGCCGAGCAAGGGTGACCAGGCCTTTCGCCGCAAGGACACGACCAAGGGCCGCTGGCACGAGATGACCTATGGCGGTGTGCTCAGCTTTCTGCGCCGCAATTACAGCCGTGATCTGGAAGGGGTCGATGTTGCCGTGACCGGGGTGCCTTATGACAATGCGGTCACCTTTCGGCCCGGCTGCCGGTTGGGGCCGCAGGCGATCCGAGCCGCCTCTGTTCAACTGGCCGAACTGAAGGCGTTTCCATTCGGCTTCGATCCTTTCGAAATCCTGTCGGTCGTGGATTACGGGGATGTGCATCTGGACCCGCACCATCCCGAAACCGTCCGCCCGGCAATAGAGGCCCATGCCGATGAAATCCTGCAAGGCGGTGCCCGGACGCTGGCCCTGGGCGGGGATCACTCGATCGCTTATCCGTTGCTCAGAGCACATGCGAAAAAGCACGGGCCGGTTGCGCTGATCCAGTTCGACGCCCATTGCGACACATGGGAAGATGACGGGGTGCAATTTGACCATGGCAGCATGTTCCTGCGTGCTGCGCGCGAAGGGATCATCGATGTCAGCAAGTCCACGCAGGTCGGCCTGCGGACCTTCAATGACGAGGATTTCGGCTTCGAGATCCTGACCAGTCCGTGGATTCATCGCAACGGCATCGACGCCGCCATTCAGGTGGCGCGCGAGCGAGTCGGTGATGCTCCGGTTTACATTTCTTTCGACGTTGACGGTATGGACCCGGCTTTTGCTCCCGGAACGGGGACTCCTGTGCCGGGGGGACTCGCCTCGTGGCAGGCGCTGGAATTCATTCGCGGCCTTGGCGGTCTGAACCTGGTGGGGCTGGATATCGTCGAGGTTTCGCCCCCGTATGATCATTCAGAGATCACCGCGATTGCGGCCGCAACCGTGGCCCATGACTGGTTGTGCCTTCTCGCCAAGGCGAAAGGTGCCAAGACTGTCGAGGTCGGAAGGCTCTGA
- a CDS encoding NAD(P)/FAD-dependent oxidoreductase, whose protein sequence is MNAMTHPYAGDGSHTNSYYAASANPSPDRSRLTGKDEIDICIVGAGYSGLSTGLHLVEKGYKVAIIEGARVGWGASGRNGGQIVNGLNASLQTIRKRYGQDTATFVAGLVQEGGEIIRERVKTYDIQCDLKDLNIFTGLTKAHMKELEERMKLWASYGIKNQELLDRNQLREHVNSDLYEGGLIDYTGGHMHPLNLALGEAAAFEKLGGTIYEMSPVIDVDTEAEKPVVKTDKGEMTCKTLVLCGNAYLGHVVPTLTSRVMPVSTQVMATEPLGEERAHSLLPRDACVEDIRYILDYYRLSGDKRLLFGGGTVYGGTDPSDIEAKLRPNLHKVFPQLKDIRIDYAWSGNFALSFSRVPQMGRIGNNTYFAHGYSGHGVTGSHTFGRILSEAIDGDLTRFDVFDNVPWYPFPGGRMFRVPYSMVGSWWYALRDRLGF, encoded by the coding sequence ATGAACGCTATGACGCATCCCTATGCCGGTGACGGCAGCCACACCAACAGCTATTATGCTGCCTCGGCCAACCCGTCGCCCGACCGGTCCCGACTGACGGGCAAGGACGAGATCGACATCTGTATCGTCGGCGCCGGTTACAGCGGGCTGTCCACCGGGCTTCACCTTGTCGAAAAGGGCTACAAGGTCGCGATCATCGAGGGCGCGCGGGTCGGTTGGGGGGCCTCGGGCCGCAATGGCGGGCAGATCGTCAACGGGCTGAACGCGAGCCTGCAAACCATCCGGAAACGCTATGGCCAGGACACTGCCACATTCGTTGCCGGATTGGTCCAGGAGGGCGGAGAGATCATCCGCGAGCGGGTCAAGACCTATGACATCCAATGCGATCTGAAGGATCTGAATATTTTCACCGGTCTGACCAAGGCTCACATGAAAGAGCTGGAAGAGCGGATGAAGCTATGGGCTAGCTACGGTATCAAGAACCAGGAGCTTCTGGATAGGAACCAGCTGCGCGAACACGTTAACTCCGATCTCTACGAGGGCGGGCTGATCGATTATACCGGCGGCCATATGCACCCGCTCAACCTGGCCCTCGGCGAGGCCGCGGCTTTCGAGAAGCTTGGCGGCACGATCTACGAGATGTCGCCCGTGATCGATGTCGATACCGAGGCCGAGAAACCGGTCGTGAAAACCGACAAGGGCGAGATGACCTGCAAGACGCTCGTACTTTGCGGAAATGCCTATCTTGGCCACGTGGTGCCGACGCTGACGTCGCGCGTGATGCCCGTATCGACGCAGGTCATGGCGACAGAGCCGCTCGGCGAAGAGCGCGCCCATTCACTTCTGCCGCGGGATGCTTGTGTCGAGGATATCCGCTATATTCTCGACTATTATCGTCTGTCCGGCGACAAGCGCCTGCTTTTCGGCGGCGGAACGGTCTATGGCGGCACGGATCCAAGCGATATCGAGGCCAAGCTGCGGCCCAATCTGCACAAGGTCTTTCCGCAGTTGAAAGACATCCGGATCGACTATGCCTGGAGCGGGAATTTCGCACTCTCCTTCAGCCGCGTGCCGCAAATGGGCCGGATCGGAAACAACACCTATTTCGCGCATGGCTATTCCGGCCACGGCGTCACCGGTTCCCACACTTTCGGACGGATCCTGTCCGAGGCAATTGACGGCGATCTGACCCGTTTCGACGTGTTCGACAATGTCCCCTGGTATCCGTTCCCCGGCGGACGGATGTTCCGGGTGCCTTACTCCATGGTTGGCTCATGGTGGTATGCGCTGCGCGACAGGCTCGGATTTTAA